From Paenibacillus sp. GP183, one genomic window encodes:
- the spoVE gene encoding stage V sporulation protein E, with product MGKARSAPDIWIIITTLLLLTIGVIMVYSASAVLAFHEFGDWYYYLKRQLLFAVLGVVAMFFTMNVDYWVWKKYAKAGLFICLGLLIIVLIPGLGVVRGGARSWLGIGAFGIQPSEFMKIGMILFLAKWLSEDQAKITRFVKGFLPPLALMGLAFGLIMLQPDLGTGVVLIGASLLIIYTAGARILHLSYFAMLGLAGFAGLIIQAPYRLLRITSFLDPWQDPLGAGYQAIQSLYAIGPGGLVGLGLGMSRQKYSYLPEPQTDFIFSIIAEELGFFGGGLVLLLFSFLVWRGMRTAITAPDTFGSLAAVGIIGMVAVQVIINIGVVIGMFPVTGITLPLISAGGSSLTLMLTSIGILLNISRYSR from the coding sequence ATGGGTAAAGCACGGTCCGCTCCGGACATTTGGATCATTATTACCACCTTGCTGCTTTTGACAATCGGCGTCATTATGGTGTACAGTGCGAGTGCAGTGCTTGCTTTTCACGAATTCGGCGACTGGTATTATTATTTGAAGCGCCAGCTGCTATTTGCAGTACTCGGCGTTGTTGCCATGTTTTTTACGATGAATGTGGATTACTGGGTTTGGAAGAAATACGCCAAGGCAGGATTATTCATTTGCCTGGGGCTCTTGATCATCGTGTTGATTCCCGGTTTGGGCGTCGTCAGAGGCGGAGCGAGAAGCTGGCTGGGCATAGGTGCATTTGGCATTCAGCCCTCTGAATTTATGAAGATCGGGATGATCCTGTTTTTGGCCAAATGGCTGTCGGAGGATCAAGCGAAGATTACCCGTTTTGTAAAAGGATTCTTGCCCCCTTTGGCACTTATGGGACTTGCCTTCGGATTGATTATGCTGCAGCCGGACCTGGGTACGGGAGTCGTGCTGATTGGAGCTTCGCTGCTGATCATTTATACGGCTGGAGCGAGAATTCTCCATCTTTCCTATTTTGCCATGCTGGGTTTGGCCGGTTTTGCAGGCTTAATTATTCAAGCGCCTTATCGGCTGCTTAGGATTACATCTTTTCTGGATCCATGGCAGGATCCTCTGGGGGCTGGGTATCAAGCCATTCAATCTCTCTATGCAATCGGTCCCGGAGGTTTAGTCGGGCTGGGGCTAGGAATGAGCCGACAAAAGTACAGCTATTTGCCGGAACCGCAAACCGATTTTATTTTCTCCATCATTGCCGAGGAGCTTGGTTTCTTTGGAGGTGGATTAGTCCTGCTGCTCTTCTCGTTTCTTGTCTGGAGAGGCATGAGAACAGCCATAACAGCCCCGGATACGTTCGGAAGCCTGGCAGCGGTGGGCATTATCGGCATGGTTGCCGTACAAGTCATTATTAACATCGGGGTCGTGATCGGCATGTTCCCTGTTACCGGAATCACACTTCCTTTAATCAGCGCAGGAGGTTCCTCCTTGACTTTAATGCTGACTTCCATTGGCATTTTACTTAATATATCCCGTTATTCGAGGTGA
- a CDS encoding UDP-N-acetylmuramoyl-L-alanyl-D-glutamate--2,6-diaminopimelate ligase produces the protein MQLQELASVLLISRIHGDAAVSIKGIQTDSRKVKQGDLFICVPGLVTDGHAYADKAVELGASALVVEHQLDLFLPVPQLIVKDSRHAMTALSSHFYGYASKEMKVIGITGTNGKTTTTYLIEKILSDQGLVTGLMGTIQMKIGSAYTEMERTTMEAADIQRYFRAMREQGTDYCIMEVSSHALELGRVKGIHFRTGIFTNLTQDHLDYHKTMDNYKAAKGLLFSRLGNDFASDPTERSYAVLNADDPASETFSKLTSAEVITYGIHRECDVQASDIRITADGTEFRVTSFAGDAHFRMKLVGTFNVYNALGAIASTLAEGVPLEQIKNSLEGIAVVDGRMEVVSEGQDFLVLVDYAHTPDGLENALTAIREFAQGKVYTVFGCGGDRDRTKRPLMGKVTAAYSDYLFVTSDNPRTENPESILQDILPGLEEVGYSRDQYELIVDRRAAIQKAVDRAGPGDVVLIAGKGHETYQDIMGVKHDFDDRLAAKAAIRGSNR, from the coding sequence ATGCAGTTACAAGAACTCGCATCCGTGCTTTTGATCAGCCGTATTCATGGAGATGCTGCTGTAAGCATTAAAGGCATTCAAACCGATTCGCGAAAAGTTAAGCAGGGGGATTTATTCATTTGTGTCCCTGGTCTTGTGACAGACGGCCATGCTTATGCGGACAAAGCCGTTGAGCTCGGAGCATCGGCGCTTGTGGTCGAGCATCAGCTTGATCTTTTCCTACCTGTTCCTCAATTAATTGTTAAAGATTCAAGGCATGCCATGACGGCTCTATCGAGCCATTTTTACGGATACGCCAGCAAAGAAATGAAAGTCATCGGGATTACCGGAACCAACGGGAAAACGACAACCACCTATCTGATTGAAAAAATATTAAGCGATCAGGGTTTAGTAACCGGATTGATGGGCACGATTCAAATGAAAATCGGATCTGCATATACCGAAATGGAACGTACCACCATGGAAGCGGCGGACATTCAGCGTTATTTCCGGGCCATGAGAGAGCAGGGAACGGATTACTGCATCATGGAGGTTTCCAGTCATGCACTGGAGCTTGGCCGTGTGAAGGGCATACATTTTCGCACAGGAATATTCACGAATTTAACGCAGGATCACCTGGATTATCATAAGACCATGGATAACTATAAGGCAGCTAAAGGACTCCTATTTTCAAGGCTGGGCAATGACTTTGCATCCGATCCGACTGAGCGCAGCTATGCTGTACTCAACGCAGATGATCCAGCATCGGAAACCTTCAGCAAGCTTACCTCGGCGGAGGTTATCACCTATGGGATTCATCGCGAATGCGATGTCCAGGCCTCCGATATTCGAATCACGGCAGATGGAACCGAATTTCGAGTAACTTCGTTTGCGGGTGATGCTCATTTTCGCATGAAACTGGTTGGCACCTTCAATGTTTACAATGCGCTCGGGGCAATTGCCTCAACTTTGGCGGAAGGAGTACCGCTTGAACAGATCAAGAATAGCTTGGAGGGAATAGCTGTTGTTGATGGACGCATGGAGGTTGTCAGCGAAGGACAAGACTTTCTCGTATTGGTCGATTATGCCCATACTCCGGATGGGCTGGAAAACGCACTGACGGCGATACGGGAATTTGCCCAAGGAAAAGTGTATACGGTCTTTGGCTGCGGAGGAGATCGTGATCGGACGAAACGCCCGCTTATGGGTAAAGTAACCGCTGCCTACAGTGATTATTTATTTGTCACTTCAGACAATCCGCGTACGGAGAATCCGGAATCCATCCTGCAGGACATTTTGCCGGGTCTTGAAGAGGTTGGTTATTCCCGCGATCAGTATGAACTCATCGTAGATCGCCGGGCAGCTATTCAAAAAGCAGTTGATCGGGCAGGCCCTGGAGATGTAGTATTAATAGCGGGAAAAGGTCACGAAACGTATCAGGATATCATGGGCGTCAAACATGATTTCGATGATCGTCTGGCGGCTAAAGCAGCGATAAGAGGTTCAAATCGATGA
- a CDS encoding stage V sporulation protein D: MRASNALLRRRLFLALIIGTVIFAALIVRLGYVQLWKGSELAQRAEDNWRRNIPFAPKRGEILDRNGVQLTYNISTPSVMAIPAQIQDAKKVSAQLAGVLQTTEDVIYKQITKKSLINRIQPAGRKITQEKAQEIRQLQIPGIVVAEDNLRYYPFGSLAAHVLGFTGIDNQGLSGVEAKYDKELTGLPGSISFMADAAGRSLAGTSEEYIKPRDGLSLKLTIDSHLQSVMERELDQALLQYQAKSVNAIMMDPNNGEILAMAGRPNYEPSHFRDYPVETYNRNLPIWMTYEPGSTFKIITLAAAIEEKKIDLNNERFYDPGFIEVAGARLRCWKRGGHGSETFLEVVQNSCNPGFVVMGQRLGKEKLFDYIYRFGFGKKTGIDLGGEENGIMFRPAQIGPVELATTAFGQGVSVTPIQQITAVSAAINGGKLFKPHIAKAWVQPETGEVIDTVKPELVRNVISEATSQTVRETLESVVAKGTGRNAFIDGFRVGGKTGTAQKVINGRYSADEHIVSFVGFAPADNPKIVIYAAVDDPQGLQFGGLIAAPLVKNMMEDALRYMKVEPSSKQIERDYRYGEIPLVEVPNLVGASVTDIYEDMNDNFTLAKSGNGKYVLSQAPKPGTKMNRGSTIRIFLNDTPPAESGAPK, from the coding sequence ATGCGGGCTTCTAATGCTTTGCTGAGGCGAAGGCTATTTTTGGCGCTGATCATAGGCACTGTAATTTTTGCAGCATTGATTGTACGTCTGGGCTATGTTCAGCTGTGGAAAGGCTCGGAGCTTGCTCAAAGGGCCGAGGACAACTGGCGGAGAAATATTCCTTTTGCGCCTAAAAGGGGAGAAATTCTTGACCGTAACGGTGTACAATTGACTTACAATATAAGCACACCTTCTGTGATGGCTATACCTGCGCAAATCCAGGACGCGAAGAAGGTTTCGGCTCAGCTTGCAGGTGTACTGCAAACTACAGAAGACGTGATTTATAAACAAATCACCAAAAAATCATTGATCAACCGGATCCAACCGGCCGGGCGTAAAATCACGCAGGAGAAAGCGCAGGAAATCCGCCAGCTGCAAATACCCGGCATTGTCGTTGCGGAGGATAATCTTCGATATTATCCATTCGGCTCGCTGGCAGCGCATGTTTTGGGTTTTACTGGGATTGATAATCAGGGGCTTTCCGGAGTCGAAGCCAAATACGACAAAGAACTGACAGGCTTGCCCGGCAGCATTTCATTCATGGCGGATGCAGCAGGCAGGAGCTTGGCAGGAACCTCTGAGGAGTACATAAAACCAAGAGACGGACTCAGCCTGAAATTAACCATCGACAGTCATTTGCAGTCGGTAATGGAGCGAGAGCTCGATCAAGCGTTACTGCAGTATCAAGCGAAGAGTGTCAATGCGATCATGATGGATCCGAACAACGGCGAGATCCTTGCCATGGCTGGAAGGCCGAATTATGAGCCAAGCCATTTTAGAGATTATCCGGTGGAAACCTACAATCGAAATTTGCCTATTTGGATGACTTATGAGCCAGGCTCTACGTTTAAGATCATTACTTTGGCGGCAGCGATTGAAGAGAAAAAGATAGATTTGAATAATGAAAGGTTTTATGATCCCGGCTTTATTGAAGTGGCAGGAGCCCGGCTTCGTTGCTGGAAACGAGGCGGACACGGCAGCGAAACCTTTCTTGAGGTTGTCCAAAACTCCTGTAACCCCGGATTTGTGGTCATGGGGCAGCGGCTTGGAAAGGAAAAATTATTCGATTACATCTATAGATTCGGCTTCGGCAAAAAAACGGGAATTGACCTCGGCGGCGAAGAAAACGGCATCATGTTCAGGCCCGCTCAAATAGGTCCGGTTGAGCTTGCTACAACAGCCTTCGGGCAGGGTGTTTCCGTCACGCCCATTCAGCAGATAACAGCCGTTTCAGCAGCTATTAATGGGGGTAAGTTATTTAAGCCGCACATTGCGAAAGCTTGGGTACAGCCCGAAACGGGAGAAGTGATCGATACTGTCAAGCCTGAGCTCGTACGGAATGTTATTTCCGAAGCTACATCCCAAACCGTTCGGGAAACGCTGGAAAGTGTGGTTGCCAAAGGTACCGGGAGAAACGCTTTTATCGACGGTTTTCGTGTAGGCGGCAAGACAGGAACCGCTCAAAAAGTCATCAATGGCCGCTATTCAGCCGATGAGCATATTGTGTCCTTTGTTGGGTTTGCCCCTGCAGACAATCCCAAAATCGTCATCTACGCCGCAGTGGATGATCCGCAAGGGTTGCAATTTGGCGGCTTGATCGCTGCGCCGCTGGTGAAAAACATGATGGAGGATGCTCTCCGTTACATGAAGGTGGAACCAAGCAGTAAACAGATTGAGCGCGATTACCGATATGGAGAGATTCCCTTAGTGGAAGTACCGAACTTGGTCGGTGCCTCGGTCACGGATATTTATGAGGACATGAATGATAACTTCACGCTGGCCAAATCCGGCAATGGAAAGTATGTGCTTAGTCAGGCGCCTAAACCAGGTACGAAGATGAATCGCGGGTCGACCATTCGCATATTTTTAAATGATACACCGCCTGCCGAAAGCGGGGCTCCCAAATAA
- the murF gene encoding UDP-N-acetylmuramoyl-tripeptide--D-alanyl-D-alanine ligase, giving the protein MIERTLEQVQSLISPQLAGETQSSAQSRYNQIRIAGVSTDTRTIQSSNLFIPLVGEHFDGHDYASDAYNRGAAAVLWQIDHPSPPKGVPIILVLDTLLALQQLAKAYRQELPVRVIGITGSNGKTTTKDLVASVLSTTYHVHKTKGNLNNHIGLPLTLLQLDENTEFAVIEMGMSNRGEIALLSELAEPEAAIITMIGEAHLLQLGSRKEIARAKVEILEGLQVGGTLIYNGDEPIIEEVLLELHKAASFKRLRFGKSETNDVYPTQVKLDSEGTHFQVNKTEYPDFYIPLLGFHNVINALAAIEAAALFDVKPEQIQSGLAASQLTSMRIEKLKAPFGLTVLNDAYNASPASMKAALELTEQLSGYGRRFAVLGDMLELGSDEEQFHRDIGKLLSPGAFDTVFTFGRLAAFIAEEAAQAFPQGKVKAFQDKQELIQQLQALISKDDVVLIKGSRGMRLEQVANALLS; this is encoded by the coding sequence ATGATAGAGCGTACATTGGAGCAAGTCCAATCATTAATTAGTCCGCAGCTTGCAGGCGAAACTCAAAGCAGCGCTCAATCTCGCTATAATCAGATTCGAATTGCCGGTGTCTCCACAGACACCAGAACCATTCAGTCCAGTAATCTGTTTATACCTCTGGTCGGCGAACATTTTGACGGACACGACTATGCCTCTGATGCATATAATAGAGGTGCTGCTGCTGTACTTTGGCAGATCGATCATCCGAGCCCGCCAAAGGGCGTGCCGATTATTCTGGTACTAGACACATTATTGGCGCTCCAGCAGCTAGCTAAAGCCTACAGACAGGAGCTTCCTGTTAGAGTTATTGGCATCACTGGCAGTAATGGCAAGACGACCACCAAGGATTTGGTAGCTTCTGTACTATCGACAACGTATCACGTACACAAAACCAAAGGAAACCTGAATAATCACATTGGGCTTCCACTCACTCTTCTCCAGCTGGATGAAAACACGGAGTTTGCCGTGATCGAGATGGGAATGAGCAACAGGGGAGAAATCGCCCTTTTGTCAGAACTGGCAGAACCTGAAGCGGCAATCATTACGATGATTGGTGAAGCTCACTTGCTGCAGCTTGGGTCACGCAAAGAAATTGCCAGAGCCAAGGTGGAAATCCTGGAAGGTCTGCAGGTGGGCGGCACGTTAATTTACAATGGTGATGAGCCAATAATTGAAGAAGTGTTACTGGAGCTGCACAAGGCGGCTTCTTTCAAGCGTCTGCGGTTTGGCAAATCGGAAACGAATGATGTATACCCGACACAAGTGAAGCTTGATTCAGAGGGCACCCACTTCCAGGTGAACAAAACGGAGTATCCGGATTTCTATATACCCTTGCTGGGCTTTCATAATGTCATTAATGCGCTTGCGGCTATAGAAGCTGCAGCCTTATTCGACGTTAAACCCGAGCAGATTCAAAGCGGTCTGGCTGCATCGCAATTGACGAGCATGCGGATAGAAAAGCTGAAGGCCCCATTCGGGCTGACTGTTTTGAATGATGCCTACAATGCAAGTCCGGCTTCAATGAAGGCAGCCCTGGAGCTAACCGAGCAGCTAAGCGGTTATGGTCGCAGATTTGCCGTCCTGGGAGATATGCTCGAATTGGGCAGCGACGAAGAGCAATTCCACCGGGATATCGGCAAATTGCTGTCCCCAGGTGCGTTCGACACGGTCTTTACCTTCGGCCGGCTGGCAGCCTTCATCGCCGAGGAAGCTGCGCAAGCTTTTCCGCAAGGAAAAGTAAAAGCTTTCCAGGATAAACAGGAGCTCATTCAGCAGCTTCAAGCCCTAATCTCTAAAGATGACGTAGTCCTCATCAAAGGCTCCCGCGGCATGCGTTTGGAACAAGTCGCCAATGCTTTGCTGTCTTGA
- a CDS encoding undecaprenyldiphospho-muramoylpentapeptide beta-N-acetylglucosaminyltransferase yields MKTIVFTGGGSAGHVTPNLALMARLQQLGWNIHYIGSATGIEKDIIQQERIPFHSISSGKLRRYFDLKNFKDPFKVLKGVYDSYQLLRSIKPAIVFSKGGFVSVPVVLSSRMRRIPSIIHESDITPGLANKLSIPFATKVCITFPETMPLIQGRKAVLTGVPIREKLKLGSRIKGLQSCGFHSEKSVIMVMGGSLGSQVINKAVRDSLQDLLSRYQIVHICGKGNVVGELLAAKGYKQFEYVSDELPDLIAMADIVVSRAGSTSIYEFLALGKPMLLIPLTKQASRGDQLLNAESFEKSGYAQVLFEEALTKDSLISNVDSLYDRRERYKAAMSAQNGNDAVEAIVQLIETYSLPS; encoded by the coding sequence ATGAAAACCATCGTCTTTACCGGAGGAGGCTCAGCCGGGCATGTCACACCAAATTTGGCCCTTATGGCACGGCTGCAGCAGCTTGGCTGGAACATCCACTACATAGGATCGGCGACCGGTATTGAAAAAGATATCATTCAGCAGGAGCGCATTCCTTTCCACTCCATTTCATCCGGTAAGCTAAGAAGATATTTTGATTTGAAAAATTTCAAGGATCCTTTTAAAGTGTTAAAAGGCGTGTACGATTCTTATCAGCTGCTGCGGAGTATTAAGCCTGCCATTGTTTTCTCCAAAGGCGGGTTTGTTTCTGTGCCTGTAGTGCTCAGCAGCCGCATGAGGCGCATTCCCTCGATTATACATGAATCGGATATTACACCGGGGCTGGCCAATAAGCTGTCGATTCCTTTTGCCACCAAGGTATGTATCACTTTTCCCGAGACGATGCCGCTGATCCAAGGCCGGAAGGCTGTGTTAACAGGCGTTCCTATCCGTGAGAAGCTGAAGCTTGGGAGCAGAATCAAAGGCCTGCAGTCATGTGGATTTCACAGCGAAAAGTCGGTCATTATGGTGATGGGCGGGAGCTTGGGATCACAAGTAATCAATAAAGCAGTACGAGATAGTTTGCAAGATTTGCTTTCCCGTTATCAAATCGTGCATATTTGCGGAAAAGGGAATGTCGTAGGAGAGTTATTAGCTGCAAAGGGCTATAAGCAATTCGAATATGTTTCCGATGAGCTGCCTGATCTTATAGCGATGGCAGATATTGTCGTTTCCAGAGCGGGTTCTACCTCGATTTATGAATTTCTGGCGCTGGGCAAGCCTATGCTGCTCATTCCGTTAACCAAACAAGCAAGCCGTGGAGATCAGCTTTTAAATGCGGAATCCTTTGAAAAGTCAGGCTATGCACAGGTGCTGTTTGAAGAAGCGCTGACCAAAGATTCCTTGATTTCCAATGTAGATTCTTTATATGATAGGCGTGAAAGATATAAAGCCGCGATGTCCGCCCAGAACGGGAACGATGCTGTCGAGGCCATAGTTCAATTAATTGAGACATACAGCTTGCCATCCTAA
- the murD gene encoding UDP-N-acetylmuramoyl-L-alanine--D-glutamate ligase — MMHPQEYSGKEVVILGLARSGVAAAKLFHKMGAVVTVNDKKEQSACPEADELEALGISVICGSHPDSLIHDGISLVVKNPGIPYSVQPIRDAVERGIDVVTEVEVAYRICQAPIIGITGSNGKTTTTTLIGLMLEAGGLSPIVAGNIGRALTEAALDATAADWMVVELSSFQLKGTQTFRPRIACLLNVYETHLDYHGSMEDYEASKAKIFHNQLPEDTAVINWDDPACRSLIPEIKAKLLPFSMKEALPNGVYLDEAAQSLIYSDAEGSKISILAANEMGMPGSYNIENALAAAAAALTVGVKPDAIAEVLRSFRGVEHRLEFVRELNGITFYNNSKATNPAAAIKSMEAFEQRVVLIAGGLDRGSDYMELLPIFRDRVKAIITLGETREKINHVAHLAGISLIQTVDTANNAADAVALAVQKAWSVSESGDIVLLSPACASWDMFPSYEDRGRMFKESVHNL; from the coding sequence ATGATGCATCCACAGGAGTATAGCGGCAAAGAAGTCGTCATTCTGGGATTGGCCAGAAGCGGAGTCGCTGCTGCTAAGCTTTTCCATAAGATGGGGGCTGTGGTCACGGTCAATGATAAAAAAGAACAAAGCGCATGCCCTGAAGCCGACGAGTTGGAGGCTCTGGGTATTTCTGTTATATGCGGGTCTCATCCGGACTCTTTGATCCACGACGGCATATCGCTGGTTGTGAAAAATCCGGGCATCCCCTATTCGGTACAGCCTATACGCGATGCAGTGGAGCGAGGGATCGATGTGGTCACTGAGGTTGAGGTGGCTTACCGCATTTGCCAAGCTCCCATTATAGGCATTACGGGCTCCAACGGGAAGACCACGACAACCACGCTTATAGGGCTCATGCTGGAAGCAGGAGGGTTATCACCGATCGTAGCGGGTAATATCGGCAGAGCGCTGACGGAAGCCGCCCTGGATGCCACGGCAGCCGATTGGATGGTCGTCGAGCTCAGCAGCTTCCAGCTCAAAGGCACCCAAACGTTCAGGCCGCGAATTGCATGTCTGCTCAATGTTTACGAAACACATCTCGATTATCACGGCTCAATGGAGGATTATGAAGCTTCCAAAGCGAAGATCTTCCACAACCAGCTTCCGGAAGATACGGCTGTCATCAATTGGGATGATCCTGCATGCCGCAGTCTCATTCCGGAGATCAAGGCCAAGCTTCTGCCTTTTTCGATGAAAGAAGCTCTCCCGAATGGCGTGTATTTGGACGAGGCTGCCCAGTCCCTTATATACAGCGATGCCGAAGGAAGCAAAATCTCCATTCTGGCTGCCAATGAAATGGGCATGCCCGGCAGCTATAATATCGAAAATGCACTTGCTGCAGCCGCAGCGGCACTTACAGTCGGAGTCAAACCTGATGCCATTGCTGAAGTGCTTCGCAGCTTTCGAGGTGTTGAGCATAGACTGGAATTTGTCAGGGAGCTGAACGGCATCACCTTCTATAATAATTCCAAAGCAACGAATCCCGCTGCTGCCATCAAGTCAATGGAAGCGTTCGAGCAGAGGGTCGTGCTGATTGCAGGAGGGCTGGATCGCGGTTCGGACTACATGGAGCTTTTACCCATTTTTCGAGATAGGGTTAAAGCCATTATCACCTTGGGAGAAACCAGAGAGAAAATCAATCACGTAGCTCACCTGGCAGGGATTAGTTTGATCCAAACCGTCGATACTGCTAACAATGCTGCGGATGCTGTAGCCTTAGCCGTTCAGAAAGCGTGGTCTGTGAGTGAATCGGGAGATATTGTGCTGCTTTCACCGGCCTGCGCCAGCTGGGACATGTTTCCTTCCTATGAGGACAGGGGACGCATGTTTAAGGAGTCCGTGCATAACCTTTAG
- the mraY gene encoding phospho-N-acetylmuramoyl-pentapeptide-transferase: MAVAFVLALIMGPLLIPILRRLKFGQQIRTDGPQGHMKKQGTPTMGGVIILLALALASLRFADKNTDLLILLIASLGYGLVGFLDDYIKIVFKRSLGLTAKQKLVGQLLISAIVCFLLIQQGHRTDLFIPFTDIHFNPGWLYFPLMAILMLGASNAVNFTDGLDGLLAGTSAIAFGAYTIIAMNHTQPEAAIFSAAMVGAVLGFLVFNAHPAKVFMGDTGSLGIGGGLVAVAILTKAELLLAIIGGVFLIEILSVVIQVVSFKTRGKRVFKMSPIHHHFELVGWSEWRVVITFWATGLVLAALGLYMNRGV, translated from the coding sequence ATGGCGGTTGCCTTCGTATTGGCGCTGATTATGGGACCGCTCCTCATTCCGATTTTGCGCCGCTTGAAATTCGGACAACAGATTCGCACCGACGGGCCTCAGGGGCATATGAAAAAGCAGGGAACACCAACCATGGGCGGTGTCATCATCCTGCTGGCTTTAGCGTTGGCATCCCTGCGTTTTGCCGATAAGAACACCGATTTGCTGATACTCCTCATCGCTTCATTGGGATACGGACTGGTTGGCTTTTTGGATGACTATATCAAGATTGTCTTTAAACGCTCACTTGGCCTCACAGCCAAGCAAAAGCTAGTAGGCCAATTATTGATTTCGGCCATTGTTTGCTTTTTGCTGATTCAGCAGGGACACAGAACGGATTTGTTCATTCCTTTTACAGATATTCATTTTAACCCGGGCTGGCTGTACTTTCCATTGATGGCTATCTTGATGCTGGGAGCATCCAATGCGGTGAATTTTACTGATGGGTTGGATGGTCTTTTGGCAGGTACGAGCGCGATCGCTTTTGGCGCCTATACGATTATCGCGATGAATCACACACAACCGGAAGCAGCCATTTTTTCCGCAGCCATGGTTGGAGCAGTACTGGGTTTCCTTGTTTTTAACGCGCACCCGGCCAAAGTTTTCATGGGAGACACCGGTTCACTCGGGATCGGAGGCGGTCTGGTAGCTGTAGCGATTCTGACTAAGGCAGAGCTGCTTCTTGCGATCATTGGCGGAGTGTTCCTGATCGAGATTTTGTCCGTGGTCATTCAGGTCGTTTCCTTTAAGACCAGAGGTAAGCGTGTGTTCAAAATGAGCCCGATCCATCACCATTTTGAGCTGGTGGGTTGGTCCGAGTGGCGCGTGGTCATAACCTTTTGGGCGACAGGCTTAGTGCTTGCTGCTTTGGGATTATACATGAATAGAGGTGTTTAG
- the murB gene encoding UDP-N-acetylmuramate dehydrogenase, producing the protein MEQIISDLQAAGIGEIRQNESLALHTTWKIGGPADVFVIPRDKEQLVSLIRILYLHGTPWMVIGRGSNLLVADKGIRGVVIKLGDALESLRFEGTDVYAGAAYSLIKLSVLAAKEGLTGLEFAGGIPGSVGGAIYMNAGAHGSDMSRILKRAEVILDTGELVTMQAEEFHYAYRHSILQQQRGIVTEAVFELEHGDRTEIAGAMAAYKDRRLRTQPLQVPCAGSVFRNPENHHAAKLIEEAGLKGMRVGGAEVSPMHANFIVNTGNATAVDVLTLIQEVQRIILDQTGITLVPEILVAGER; encoded by the coding sequence ATGGAGCAGATAATCTCTGACCTGCAAGCGGCAGGTATTGGAGAAATAAGGCAGAATGAATCGCTAGCCCTCCATACGACTTGGAAAATCGGAGGGCCTGCCGATGTATTCGTTATCCCCAGGGACAAAGAACAACTGGTATCTCTAATTCGGATTCTCTATCTTCATGGCACCCCATGGATGGTTATCGGACGGGGATCCAATTTATTGGTCGCTGATAAAGGCATACGTGGCGTTGTCATCAAGCTGGGCGATGCTCTGGAATCCTTGCGCTTTGAGGGTACGGATGTGTATGCCGGTGCTGCTTATTCGTTGATCAAGCTGTCTGTTCTTGCCGCCAAGGAGGGCTTAACGGGTCTTGAATTCGCCGGAGGTATTCCAGGCTCTGTGGGAGGCGCCATCTACATGAATGCGGGTGCCCATGGTTCGGATATGTCGCGCATACTTAAGCGGGCTGAAGTCATTTTGGACACGGGTGAATTGGTCACCATGCAAGCGGAGGAATTTCACTATGCGTACCGGCATTCCATTCTTCAACAGCAGCGGGGAATCGTGACGGAGGCCGTTTTTGAACTCGAACACGGGGACCGTACAGAGATAGCTGGAGCGATGGCGGCTTATAAAGACCGCAGGCTGAGAACACAGCCGTTGCAGGTTCCTTGCGCAGGCAGCGTTTTTCGCAATCCAGAAAACCACCATGCCGCCAAGCTGATCGAAGAAGCAGGATTGAAGGGAATGCGTGTTGGCGGAGCTGAAGTATCCCCAATGCATGCCAATTTCATCGTGAACACAGGAAATGCTACAGCCGTTGACGTGCTTACCCTCATACAAGAAGTACAACGTATCATCCTTGATCAAACAGGGATTACGCTGGTACCTGAGATCTTGGTGGCGGGTGAGAGGTAA